A portion of the Mycobacterium paraseoulense genome contains these proteins:
- a CDS encoding PPE family protein: MLDFAQLPPEINSALMYSGPGSGPLLAAAAAWDRLAAELHSAAASYGSVITGLTDGPWQGPAASSMLAAAVPQVAWLRGSAGRAEHAGAQAVAAAGAYEAAFTETVPPAVVAANRALLAQLMATNVLGQNTAAIAATESQYGDMWAQDAAAMYGYAGTSAAASTLPPFEPAVPSVNPAGVTGQAAAVAQATGVGATDNAQVLDAVPQTLSSLAGLTSNPPANPPLSLGGMIGLNPEGDGIVVGGPLGDLLEGLTGSQTLDASTPFDAFIRLISPTRLFTTSFKDIQGIAQGMMPAAKSAAEGTAKAAEAVLPAAVPGAGLGSIGSIGGAVGKAASIGGLSVPGAWASAAPTATVTVALNGGTAAAAFEPATNAVGGVPMMPGGGTGRSAAAHFVAPRYGFKPTVIAQPPAGG, from the coding sequence ATGCTGGATTTCGCGCAGTTGCCACCTGAGATCAACTCCGCGCTGATGTACTCGGGGCCGGGATCGGGCCCCCTCCTGGCCGCTGCGGCGGCCTGGGACCGGCTGGCGGCCGAGCTGCATTCCGCGGCGGCCTCCTATGGGTCGGTGATCACGGGCCTCACCGACGGACCGTGGCAGGGGCCGGCTGCATCGTCAATGCTGGCTGCGGCCGTACCGCAAGTGGCGTGGCTGCGCGGGTCGGCCGGGCGAGCGGAACACGCCGGCGCTCAAGCCGTGGCGGCAGCGGGGGCCTATGAGGCCGCGTTCACCGAAACGGTGCCCCCGGCGGTGGTCGCCGCGAACCGGGCGTTGTTGGCGCAGTTGATGGCGACGAACGTTCTTGGCCAGAACACCGCGGCAATCGCGGCGACCGAGTCGCAATACGGCGACATGTGGGCCCAAGACGCCGCCGCGATGTACGGATACGCCGGTACTTCGGCCGCGGCGTCGACGTTGCCACCCTTCGAACCGGCGGTACCGTCTGTCAACCCGGCCGGGGTGACCGGCCAGGCGGCTGCGGTGGCCCAAGCGACCGGCGTCGGCGCAACCGACAACGCACAGGTGCTCGACGCGGTGCCTCAGACGCTGTCGTCGCTGGCCGGGTTGACGAGCAATCCGCCGGCGAATCCCCCGCTTTCCCTTGGCGGGATGATCGGGCTGAACCCCGAGGGAGACGGGATAGTGGTGGGCGGTCCATTGGGTGACCTGTTGGAGGGTCTGACCGGGTCGCAGACCCTGGACGCCAGCACGCCCTTTGACGCGTTCATCCGATTGATCTCGCCGACACGGCTATTCACTACATCGTTCAAAGACATCCAAGGCATCGCCCAGGGCATGATGCCCGCCGCGAAGTCCGCCGCCGAGGGCACCGCCAAAGCGGCCGAGGCGGTTCTGCCCGCCGCCGTTCCGGGCGCGGGCCTGGGTTCGATCGGCTCGATCGGCGGCGCCGTCGGCAAGGCGGCATCGATCGGCGGGTTATCGGTGCCAGGGGCATGGGCGAGCGCCGCCCCGACGGCAACCGTCACCGTGGCGCTCAACGGCGGCACTGCGGCAGCGGCTTTCGAACCCGCCACGAACGCGGTGGGTGGAGTGCCGATGATGCCTGGCGGCGGGACCGGACGCAGTGCGGCAGCCCACTTCGTCGCGCCGCGATACGGTTTCAAGCCCACCGTCATCGCTCAGCCACCGGCGGGAGGCTGA
- a CDS encoding PE family protein, producing MSFLMTRPEMMDVAAAELHGINTAVREGNSAVVVPTTGVAPAAADLVSILTAAQFSWHAKLFQKISAEAAAVREQLATTLGVCAGSYVATETANVAAVG from the coding sequence ATGTCGTTCCTGATGACCCGACCGGAAATGATGGATGTGGCCGCCGCCGAGCTGCACGGTATCAACACCGCCGTGCGGGAGGGAAATTCGGCCGTGGTGGTCCCGACAACCGGGGTGGCGCCCGCCGCCGCCGATCTGGTGTCGATATTGACCGCGGCCCAGTTCTCCTGGCACGCAAAGCTCTTCCAGAAGATCAGCGCTGAGGCCGCGGCGGTTCGCGAGCAGCTGGCGACAACGCTCGGCGTCTGCGCCGGCTCGTACGTCGCAACGGAGACGGCCAACGTCGCCGCGGTCGGTTAG
- a CDS encoding SIMPL domain-containing protein: MPAATNAPRFARKLIALAAAGLAAATLSACDSPPSAPSPGVNPRQVTVFGSGQVQGVPDTLTADVGIEFTAPDVTAAMNQTNDRQQAVINALAGAGVDRKDISTTEVTLQPQFSNPEPNGTATITGYRATNAITVKIHPPDAASRMLALIVGTGGDATRIKSVSYSIADDSQLVKDARARAFNDAKNRAEQYAQLSGLRLGRVLSISEATEPTAGGPPAPPRAMPSAVPLEPGQQTVSFSVTAVWELD; this comes from the coding sequence ATGCCGGCCGCAACGAACGCCCCGAGATTTGCCCGTAAGTTGATCGCCTTGGCCGCCGCCGGGCTGGCGGCGGCCACGCTGTCGGCCTGCGATTCCCCGCCGTCGGCGCCCTCGCCCGGGGTCAACCCCCGTCAGGTCACCGTCTTCGGGTCGGGGCAAGTCCAGGGCGTCCCGGACACGTTGACCGCCGACGTCGGCATCGAATTCACGGCGCCCGACGTGACCGCTGCGATGAACCAGACCAACGACCGTCAGCAAGCGGTCATCAACGCTCTAGCCGGCGCCGGGGTCGACCGCAAGGACATCAGCACCACCGAGGTCACGCTGCAGCCGCAGTTCAGCAACCCCGAGCCCAACGGCACCGCGACCATCACCGGTTACCGCGCCACCAACGCCATCACGGTCAAGATCCACCCGCCCGATGCGGCGTCGCGGATGCTGGCCCTCATCGTGGGCACCGGCGGCGATGCCACCCGGATCAAGTCGGTCAGCTACTCCATCGCTGATGACTCGCAGCTGGTGAAGGATGCGCGCGCGCGAGCGTTCAACGACGCCAAGAACCGCGCCGAACAGTATGCCCAGCTGTCCGGGCTCCGGCTGGGCAGGGTGCTGTCCATTTCGGAGGCCACCGAGCCGACGGCGGGCGGGCCGCCGGCGCCACCGAGGGCCATGCCGAGCGCGGTCCCGCTGGAACCCGGCCAGCAGACAGTGAGCTTTTCGGTGACCGCCGTGTGGGAGCTGGACTAG
- the hpt gene encoding hypoxanthine phosphoribosyltransferase: MGVAQISSAITPAQPVELYPGDIKSVLLTAEQIQARIAELGGEIGGQYRDVMTETGQDLLLITVLKGAVIFVTDLARAIPVPTQFEFMAVSSYGSSTSSSGVVRILKDLDRDIQGRDVLIVEDVVDSGLTLSWLLRNLSSRHPRSLRVCTLLRKPDAKGANVDIAYVGFDIPNDFVVGYGLDYDERYRDLSYIGTLDPRVYQQ, from the coding sequence GTGGGCGTGGCCCAGATCTCCTCGGCGATCACCCCCGCGCAGCCCGTGGAGCTGTACCCGGGGGACATCAAGTCGGTTCTGCTGACCGCGGAGCAGATCCAGGCGCGAATCGCCGAACTCGGCGGCGAGATCGGCGGGCAATACCGCGACGTCATGACCGAGACCGGCCAGGATCTGCTGCTGATCACGGTGCTCAAGGGTGCTGTGATCTTTGTCACCGATCTGGCGCGGGCGATCCCGGTGCCCACCCAGTTCGAGTTCATGGCCGTGAGCTCCTATGGATCCTCGACCTCGTCGTCGGGCGTGGTGCGGATCCTCAAGGACTTGGACCGCGACATCCAGGGCCGCGACGTGCTGATCGTCGAGGACGTCGTGGACTCGGGGCTGACCCTGTCGTGGCTGCTGCGCAACCTCTCCAGTCGCCATCCGCGCTCGCTGCGCGTGTGCACGCTGCTGCGCAAGCCCGACGCGAAGGGCGCCAACGTCGACATCGCCTACGTGGGCTTCGACATCCCGAACGACTTCGTCGTGGGTTACGGCCTGGACTACGACGAGCGCTACCGCGACCTGTCGTACATCGGCACCCTGGACCCCAGGGTCTACCAGCAGTAG
- the tilS gene encoding tRNA lysidine(34) synthetase TilS produces MDRPGAVGQLRAAVEEFIKTHVATAEQWCVALSGGPDSLALTAVAAQLRPTTAVIVDHGLQPDSAAVAEAARAQALSLGCVAAQVVRVHVGNKGGPEAAARAARYAALSAYHAGPVLLAHTLDDQAETVLLGLGRGSGVRSIAGMRAYDSPWGRPLLGVRRAVTHAACRELGLTAWQDPHNTDRRFTRTRLRLEVLPLLEDVLGGGVAEALARTATALREDTELIDALAAQALPEAKAGAGLQTQALAGMPAPVRRRVIRGWLLAGGATGLTDKQIRGVDALVTAWRGQGGVAVGSALRDERLIAGRRDGVLTLWREPVEKPDR; encoded by the coding sequence ATGGATCGACCGGGTGCTGTAGGGCAGCTGCGCGCGGCTGTCGAGGAGTTCATCAAGACGCATGTCGCCACGGCCGAGCAGTGGTGCGTGGCGCTGTCGGGTGGCCCGGATTCCCTGGCGTTGACCGCGGTGGCTGCCCAGCTGCGGCCCACCACCGCGGTGATCGTCGACCACGGCCTGCAACCCGATTCCGCCGCCGTCGCGGAGGCCGCGCGAGCGCAGGCCCTCAGCCTGGGATGTGTTGCGGCGCAAGTTGTTCGGGTGCACGTGGGTAACAAGGGCGGACCCGAGGCCGCCGCCCGCGCCGCCCGCTACGCCGCCTTGAGCGCGTACCACGCCGGCCCGGTGCTGCTGGCCCACACACTCGACGACCAGGCGGAGACCGTGCTGCTCGGGCTGGGCCGCGGGTCGGGCGTGCGGTCGATCGCCGGGATGCGGGCGTACGACTCGCCGTGGGGCCGGCCGCTGTTGGGGGTGCGGCGCGCCGTGACCCATGCCGCGTGCCGCGAGCTGGGCCTGACCGCGTGGCAGGATCCGCACAACACCGACCGCCGCTTCACCCGGACCCGGCTGCGCCTCGAGGTGCTGCCGCTGCTGGAGGATGTGCTGGGCGGCGGGGTGGCCGAGGCGCTGGCCCGCACGGCGACGGCGCTGCGCGAGGACACCGAGCTCATCGACGCGCTCGCCGCCCAGGCGTTGCCCGAGGCGAAGGCGGGTGCGGGCCTGCAGACCCAGGCCCTGGCCGGGATGCCTGCCCCGGTGCGGCGCCGGGTGATCCGCGGCTGGCTCCTGGCGGGCGGCGCAACCGGCCTGACCGACAAGCAGATTCGCGGTGTCGACGCGCTTGTCACGGCCTGGCGCGGGCAGGGCGGGGTGGCGGTCGGTTCGGCCCTGCGCGACGAGCGGCTGATCGCGGGGCGGCGCGACGGCGTGCTGACCCTGTGGCGTGAACCGGTTGAAAAGCCCGACCGATAG
- a CDS encoding zinc-dependent metalloprotease, with amino-acid sequence MSASSELTLGTAVDWGFAATVGRRLARPGPPSSEYTRRQVIDELTRSAAKAEPPVREVTGLVTDGVVPAARIVDRPEWIAAAAESMRVMMNGAEKPRGFFTGRVTGAQTGAVLAFVSSGILGQYDPFAAAKEGCLLLVYPNVIAVERQLRVEPSDFRLWVCLHEVTHRVQFTANPWLSEHMSRTLSVLTRDAGEDVAQVASRLADYVRNRGNGVADGGSSGIVGLVRAVQSEPQRQALDRLLVLGTLLEGHADHVMDAVGPMVVPSVTTIRRRFDERRNRKQPPLQRLVRALLGLDAKLSQYTRGKAFVDHVVGRVGMERFNAIWTGPETLPVPAEIEEPQRWIDRVL; translated from the coding sequence ATGAGCGCGTCCTCGGAGCTGACACTCGGTACCGCCGTCGACTGGGGCTTCGCCGCCACCGTCGGCCGGCGGTTGGCCCGGCCGGGGCCACCGTCGAGCGAATACACCCGCCGCCAGGTGATCGATGAGCTCACCAGGTCGGCCGCCAAGGCCGAACCGCCCGTTCGTGAGGTCACCGGGCTGGTGACCGACGGCGTCGTTCCCGCCGCCCGGATCGTCGACCGCCCGGAGTGGATCGCCGCGGCGGCGGAGTCGATGCGGGTGATGATGAACGGGGCCGAGAAGCCGCGGGGGTTCTTCACCGGCCGCGTCACCGGGGCGCAGACCGGGGCGGTGCTGGCGTTCGTCTCGTCGGGAATCCTCGGTCAGTACGACCCGTTCGCGGCCGCCAAAGAGGGCTGCCTGCTGCTGGTGTATCCGAACGTCATCGCCGTCGAGCGGCAACTGCGCGTCGAGCCCTCGGACTTCCGGTTGTGGGTCTGCCTGCACGAGGTGACCCACCGGGTGCAGTTCACCGCCAATCCGTGGTTGTCCGAGCACATGTCCCGGACGCTGTCCGTATTGACGCGGGACGCCGGAGAAGACGTCGCGCAGGTGGCGAGCAGGCTCGCCGATTACGTCCGCAACCGCGGCAACGGAGTGGCCGACGGCGGCTCGTCGGGAATCGTCGGCCTGGTGCGCGCGGTGCAGTCCGAGCCGCAGCGGCAGGCGCTCGATCGGCTGCTGGTGCTCGGCACGCTGCTGGAAGGCCACGCCGACCACGTGATGGATGCGGTGGGGCCCATGGTGGTGCCGTCGGTGACCACCATCCGGCGCCGGTTCGACGAGCGCCGCAACCGCAAGCAACCGCCCCTGCAGCGGCTGGTGCGGGCCCTGCTGGGCCTCGACGCCAAGCTCAGCCAGTACACGCGAGGCAAGGCGTTCGTCGACCACGTGGTGGGGCGGGTCGGCATGGAGCGATTCAACGCCATCTGGACCGGGCCCGAGACGCTGCCCGTGCCCGCTGAGATCGAGGAACCCCAGCGATGGATCGACCGGGTGCTGTAG
- the dacB gene encoding D-alanyl-D-alanine carboxypeptidase/D-alanyl-D-alanine endopeptidase, whose translation MGFTRWQKSTHVFVGLAVLAFVAAVVAAATFFTSAGHGGINAHAPIPPPHAPPVKPGMVPVSDTAETPSPAGVTAALSAIAADPNLGRLGGRVTDAITGKELWQVADDMPLVPASTNKVLTAAAALLTLDRQARISTRVVAGSQNAQGPVVLVGAGDPVLSAAPPGVDTWYRGSARLSDLVEQIRRSGVTPTAVQVDTSAFSGPTMAQGWDPADVDNGDIAPIESVMIDAGRIQPSTVNSRRSRTPALDAGRELAKALGLDPAAVTIATAPSGARQLAVVQSAPLVERLSEMMDHSDNVMAECIAREVAAAINRPRSFAGAADAVTNRLSTAHVDTGGVALMDSSGLSVDDRLTAKTLDGVLQAAAGPDQPALRALLDLLPIAAGSGTLGDRFTDAASNQGPAGWLRAKTGSLTAVNALAGVVTDRSGRVLTFAFISNAAGPNGRNVMDALATKLWSCGCS comes from the coding sequence ATGGGTTTCACTCGCTGGCAAAAATCCACCCATGTGTTCGTCGGGTTGGCCGTGCTGGCGTTTGTCGCCGCCGTGGTGGCGGCGGCGACGTTTTTCACCTCCGCGGGGCATGGGGGCATCAATGCGCACGCGCCCATACCGCCTCCGCACGCGCCGCCGGTCAAGCCGGGAATGGTCCCGGTCAGCGACACCGCCGAGACGCCCAGCCCCGCCGGGGTTACGGCGGCGCTGTCGGCCATCGCTGCCGATCCGAACCTGGGCAGGCTGGGTGGCCGGGTCACCGACGCCATCACCGGCAAAGAGCTCTGGCAGGTGGCCGACGACATGCCGCTCGTGCCGGCCTCGACCAACAAGGTGCTCACGGCGGCCGCGGCCCTGCTGACCCTGGACCGGCAGGCCCGAATCAGCACCCGGGTGGTGGCCGGCAGCCAGAACGCGCAGGGGCCCGTCGTGCTCGTCGGCGCCGGCGACCCGGTGCTGTCGGCGGCACCGCCCGGCGTGGATACCTGGTACCGCGGGTCGGCCCGGCTCAGTGACCTCGTCGAGCAGATCCGCCGCAGCGGCGTGACGCCGACCGCGGTGCAGGTGGACACCTCGGCGTTCAGCGGGCCGACGATGGCGCAGGGCTGGGATCCCGCCGACGTCGACAACGGCGACATCGCGCCGATCGAATCGGTGATGATCGACGCCGGGCGCATCCAGCCGAGCACGGTCAACTCCCGGCGGTCCCGGACGCCGGCGCTCGACGCCGGCCGGGAGCTGGCCAAGGCGCTGGGCCTGGACCCGGCGGCGGTGACGATCGCGACGGCTCCGTCCGGGGCGCGGCAGCTGGCCGTCGTGCAGTCGGCGCCGCTGGTCGAGCGGCTGTCCGAGATGATGGACCACTCCGACAACGTGATGGCCGAATGCATCGCCCGCGAGGTGGCGGCCGCAATCAACCGGCCGCGCAGCTTCGCGGGCGCGGCCGACGCGGTGACCAACCGGCTGAGCACCGCGCACGTCGACACGGGCGGCGTCGCGCTGATGGACTCCAGCGGGCTGTCGGTCGATGACCGGTTGACCGCCAAGACGCTCGACGGCGTGCTGCAGGCGGCGGCCGGACCCGACCAGCCGGCGCTGCGCGCGCTGCTGGATCTGCTGCCGATCGCCGCCGGCAGTGGGACGTTGGGCGACCGCTTCACCGACGCGGCCTCCAATCAGGGGCCGGCCGGCTGGCTGCGTGCGAAGACCGGATCGCTGACCGCCGTCAACGCCCTGGCCGGGGTGGTCACCGACCGCAGCGGACGGGTGCTCACGTTCGCCTTCATCTCCAACGCCGCCGGACCCAACGGCCGCAACGTGATGGACGCGCTGGCCACCAAGCTGTGGTCGTGCGGGTGCTCATGA
- a CDS encoding inorganic diphosphatase, with the protein MEFDVTIEILKGQRNKYEVDHETGRVRLDRYLYTSMGYPTDYGFIEDTLGEDGDPLDAMVLLPQSVFPGVIVEARPVGMFRMTDEKGGDDKVLCVPAGDHRWDHVQDIADVPEFELDVIKHFFVHYKDLEPGKFVKAADWVGRAEAEAEVQRSVERFKAGGH; encoded by the coding sequence GTGGAATTCGACGTCACCATCGAGATCCTGAAAGGCCAGCGGAACAAGTACGAGGTCGACCACGAGACCGGACGGGTGCGGCTGGACCGTTACCTCTACACCTCGATGGGCTACCCGACGGACTACGGCTTCATCGAGGACACCCTCGGCGAAGACGGCGACCCGCTGGACGCGATGGTGCTGCTGCCGCAGTCGGTGTTCCCCGGCGTCATCGTCGAGGCGCGCCCGGTGGGCATGTTCCGGATGACCGACGAGAAGGGCGGCGACGACAAAGTCCTGTGCGTGCCGGCCGGCGACCACCGCTGGGACCACGTCCAGGACATCGCGGACGTCCCCGAGTTCGAGCTCGACGTCATCAAGCACTTCTTCGTGCACTACAAGGACCTGGAGCCGGGCAAGTTCGTCAAGGCCGCCGACTGGGTCGGCCGCGCGGAGGCCGAAGCGGAGGTGCAGCGCTCGGTGGAACGCTTCAAGGCGGGCGGGCACTGA